In the Pseudolabrys taiwanensis genome, one interval contains:
- a CDS encoding glycosyltransferase translates to MKILLFVRSLGIGGTERQVGILARGLAELGHDIILVQFYPSGAMAASLAGSKVRLVTVGKTGRWDILGPLSRLRRLFRTERPDVIYAFLPMQNVLAALLRVGSTPARLIFGARASGMRLSHYDRLSAMSYRAEAWLSGCADLIIANAESFRADAAVRGFRNKKIVVIPNAIDTEVNRIDPGARNRMRGVWGVDPEVFVIGMVARLDPMKDHRNCLLAAADFTKRNGPAKFVFVGDGPAAYRAKLLAMAGDLGLSDSVVFSGEQNDVMAAYNAFDVSTLSSAFGEGFPNVVGEAMACGTPVVATDVGDARLIVGDLGILVPPNNPRALSDGWKRMRERMNKHPELRQQVRERVMTQYGVDRLLKQTESILAETFRSN, encoded by the coding sequence ATGAAGATACTGCTCTTTGTCCGGTCGCTCGGCATCGGCGGCACCGAACGCCAGGTCGGCATTCTTGCGCGCGGCCTTGCGGAACTCGGACATGACATCATCCTTGTCCAATTCTATCCTAGTGGAGCGATGGCGGCGTCGCTTGCCGGGAGCAAGGTGCGGCTGGTGACAGTGGGTAAGACGGGCCGATGGGACATCCTCGGGCCTCTGTCGCGATTGCGCCGGCTGTTCCGCACCGAGCGCCCGGACGTCATTTATGCGTTCCTACCGATGCAAAATGTCTTGGCCGCCCTGTTGAGAGTGGGCTCAACGCCGGCGCGCTTAATTTTCGGTGCACGCGCCAGCGGTATGCGGCTCAGTCACTATGATCGTCTTTCTGCGATGAGCTATCGTGCCGAGGCTTGGCTATCCGGCTGCGCGGATCTCATTATTGCCAATGCCGAGAGCTTTCGGGCAGATGCCGCAGTGCGCGGTTTTCGCAATAAAAAGATCGTCGTCATCCCAAACGCGATCGATACTGAGGTCAATCGGATCGATCCGGGTGCCCGCAACAGGATGCGAGGGGTTTGGGGTGTCGATCCCGAAGTGTTCGTCATCGGTATGGTCGCCCGCTTAGATCCAATGAAGGATCATCGCAATTGTCTGCTCGCCGCGGCGGATTTTACGAAGCGCAATGGCCCGGCAAAGTTCGTCTTTGTCGGCGACGGCCCGGCCGCCTACCGAGCGAAATTGTTGGCGATGGCGGGCGATCTTGGTCTCTCGGATAGCGTCGTTTTCTCGGGTGAGCAAAACGATGTCATGGCAGCCTACAACGCTTTCGACGTGAGTACGTTATCCTCGGCCTTCGGTGAGGGCTTTCCAAATGTCGTTGGTGAGGCGATGGCTTGTGGAACGCCAGTTGTAGCAACCGACGTTGGCGACGCGCGGCTGATCGTCGGCGATCTCGGTATTTTGGTGCCACCGAACAATCCGCGCGCCTTGAGCGATGGGTGGAAACGAATGCGCGAACGGATGAACAAGCATCCCGAGCTTCGCCAGCAGGTTCGAGAGCGAGTTATGACGCAATATGGCGTCGATCGCCTGCTCAAGCAGACGGAAAGTATTCTGGCGGAGACGTTCCGCAGTAACTGA
- a CDS encoding glycosyltransferase: MISNLMAGGAETMLSKVVRATAGEIEHSVVSMIDGGAIAAELKNAGIPVHFLGAGRNFSAALRIGKIRQIVRAVMPDLVQGWMYHGNIAASVAASARRPPVPVLWNIRQSIGSLRDESFLTLLTILLGTPLSGSPRVIIYNSRRAIEDHERLGYSRKRRVIIANGFDTEAYQPDPAARAALLSQLGLPTDAAIVGRIANFRTYKDYPTLFAAFAAIARANPRAYLIVIGRELDPDNPALRRLIASQPAQDRVRILGERADVARLLPGFDIMLSSSSAEAFPNVLGEAMACAVPTITTDAGDCGEILGDPTRVVPVGDSAALAQKAIEFLALTPERRATIGATDRARVIANFSLEKIAAEYVALWRREAAFLPSSG, encoded by the coding sequence ATGATCTCCAATCTGATGGCCGGCGGCGCGGAGACGATGCTCAGCAAGGTCGTACGCGCCACCGCCGGTGAGATCGAACACAGCGTCGTCTCGATGATCGACGGCGGCGCGATCGCCGCCGAGCTCAAGAACGCCGGCATTCCTGTCCACTTTCTCGGCGCCGGACGCAATTTCAGCGCGGCGCTGCGCATCGGCAAGATCAGGCAGATCGTACGCGCTGTAATGCCCGACCTCGTCCAGGGCTGGATGTACCACGGCAACATCGCCGCCAGCGTTGCCGCCAGTGCCCGTCGTCCGCCTGTCCCCGTTCTCTGGAACATACGCCAGTCGATCGGATCTCTGCGCGACGAATCGTTTCTAACTTTGCTGACGATCCTTCTCGGCACGCCACTCAGCGGCTCGCCCCGCGTGATCATCTACAATTCGCGCCGCGCCATTGAAGACCACGAACGACTTGGCTATTCACGTAAGCGGCGCGTGATCATTGCCAACGGCTTTGATACCGAAGCCTATCAGCCGGACCCGGCGGCGCGCGCCGCACTACTCTCGCAACTCGGCCTGCCAACGGATGCCGCAATCGTCGGCCGCATCGCGAATTTCCGTACCTACAAAGACTATCCGACCTTATTCGCCGCATTTGCGGCGATCGCCCGCGCTAATCCGCGCGCGTATCTTATCGTGATTGGCCGCGAGCTCGATCCCGATAATCCGGCGCTGAGGCGACTGATCGCGAGCCAGCCGGCGCAGGACCGGGTGCGTATCTTGGGCGAGCGTGCCGACGTCGCCCGGCTTTTGCCGGGCTTTGACATCATGCTCTCGAGCTCCTCGGCCGAGGCATTTCCGAACGTGCTCGGCGAGGCCATGGCCTGCGCCGTCCCCACGATCACCACCGACGCGGGCGATTGCGGCGAGATCCTCGGCGATCCGACTCGCGTTGTGCCGGTCGGAGATAGTGCCGCACTCGCACAGAAGGCCATCGAATTCCTGGCGCTCACTCCCGAAAGGCGCGCCACCATCGGCGCCACCGATCGTGCCCGGGTCATCGCTAACTTTTCCCTTGAGAAGATCGCGGCCGAGTATGTGGCGCTGTGGCGGCGCGAAGCAGCCTTCCTACCCTCCTCGGGATGA
- the asnB gene encoding asparagine synthase (glutamine-hydrolyzing) codes for MCGIAGVLTSARVSQDQLERDAKAMGDSIAHRGPDDYGVWSDAECGIALSHRRLSIVDLSPAGHQPMVSADGRYVIIFNGEIYNFQDLRPAVEARGIKLRGHSDTEVMLESFALFGIEATVPKLIGMFTIAVWDRRERTLTLIRDRLGIKPVYWAKFGGLFLFGSELKALRAHAGWSPQLNRGAIAAYLRHNYIPAPHSIYQGVYKLEPGSILTLPWGGEPKINRFWDARAVARAGLANPLDTSDDEMVDQLEALLKDAVRRRMVADVPLGAFLSGGVDSSTVVALMQESNASPVRTYSIGFDIAGYDESKHAAAVARHLHTEHTELTVTAKEAIDVIPKLPEYYDEPFADSSQIPTYLVSAMTRRHVTVALSGDGGDELFGGYTRYTFAQRHWGNLSMLPMPLRRAAAAAMRAIPAELCSNLFDRLPTPLRVRQAGDKMHKLASILALPDADAFYRRLVTHWEPTALMPDVPEPKGVLWDESAKKDFGGLLERMQFFDIATYLPDDILTKVDRASMAVALEARVPLIDHRVVEFSWRIPRDKLIRSGVSKWPLRQILYKHVPAELIERPKMGFGIPLGEWLRGPLRDWAEALLSEQRLREAGLLDVARVRNAWTQHLSGNFNWQYPLWDVLMLEAWRERWGAGVS; via the coding sequence ATGTGCGGCATCGCAGGCGTGCTGACTTCGGCGCGTGTTTCTCAGGACCAGCTCGAGCGCGACGCAAAGGCGATGGGCGACAGCATCGCCCACCGCGGCCCAGACGACTACGGCGTCTGGAGCGACGCCGAATGCGGCATCGCTCTCTCCCACCGGCGCCTGTCGATTGTCGACTTGAGCCCGGCCGGTCACCAGCCGATGGTCTCCGCCGACGGCCGTTATGTGATCATATTCAACGGCGAGATCTATAACTTCCAGGATTTGCGACCAGCGGTCGAAGCGCGCGGCATCAAGCTGCGCGGCCATTCGGACACCGAGGTCATGCTGGAATCGTTCGCGCTTTTCGGTATCGAAGCGACCGTACCCAAGTTGATCGGCATGTTCACCATCGCCGTGTGGGACCGGCGCGAGCGCACCCTGACGCTGATCCGCGACCGGCTCGGTATCAAGCCGGTATACTGGGCAAAGTTCGGCGGCCTCTTCCTGTTCGGGTCCGAGTTGAAAGCACTACGCGCCCATGCCGGCTGGTCGCCGCAGCTCAATCGCGGGGCGATCGCAGCTTATCTCCGCCACAACTACATCCCCGCGCCGCATTCAATCTACCAAGGCGTTTACAAGCTCGAGCCGGGAAGCATCCTCACGCTGCCCTGGGGCGGCGAGCCGAAGATCAACCGCTTCTGGGATGCCCGTGCGGTCGCGCGGGCCGGGCTCGCCAATCCGCTCGATACGAGCGACGACGAGATGGTCGATCAACTCGAAGCACTGCTCAAGGACGCGGTGCGGCGCCGGATGGTGGCCGACGTACCGCTCGGCGCATTCCTGTCTGGCGGCGTCGACTCGTCGACCGTCGTGGCGTTGATGCAGGAATCCAACGCCAGCCCGGTGCGCACCTATTCGATCGGCTTCGATATCGCCGGCTACGATGAGTCCAAACATGCCGCCGCAGTGGCACGCCATCTGCACACCGAGCACACCGAATTGACGGTGACGGCGAAGGAAGCGATCGACGTCATCCCAAAACTGCCCGAATACTACGACGAGCCCTTCGCCGACTCCTCGCAGATCCCGACTTATCTCGTCTCGGCGATGACACGGCGACACGTCACCGTCGCGCTCTCCGGCGACGGCGGCGACGAGCTATTCGGCGGCTACACGCGCTACACCTTCGCGCAGCGCCATTGGGGCAATCTGTCAATGCTGCCGATGCCGTTACGCCGGGCCGCCGCGGCCGCGATGCGCGCCATTCCCGCCGAGCTATGCTCGAACCTGTTCGACCGACTGCCGACCCCGCTCAGGGTGCGGCAGGCCGGCGACAAAATGCACAAGCTGGCCTCGATCCTGGCGCTGCCGGATGCCGACGCTTTCTACCGGCGCTTGGTGACGCATTGGGAGCCGACGGCGCTGATGCCCGACGTGCCTGAGCCCAAGGGCGTCTTGTGGGATGAAAGCGCCAAAAAGGACTTCGGCGGTCTCCTCGAACGCATGCAGTTCTTCGACATCGCCACCTATCTGCCGGACGACATCCTCACGAAGGTCGATCGCGCCAGCATGGCGGTGGCGCTGGAAGCGCGCGTACCGCTGATCGACCATCGCGTCGTCGAATTCTCATGGCGCATTCCGCGCGACAAGCTGATCCGCAGCGGCGTGAGCAAATGGCCGCTGCGGCAGATCCTCTACAAGCACGTGCCAGCCGAACTGATCGAGCGGCCGAAGATGGGCTTCGGCATCCCGCTCGGCGAATGGCTGCGCGGCCCCCTACGCGATTGGGCGGAGGCGCTCCTGTCTGAGCAGCGGCTGCGCGAGGCCGGCCTCCTCGACGTGGCACGCGTGCGCAACGCCTGGACCCAGCACCTCAGCGGCAACTTCAATTGGCAGTATCCGCTATGGGACGTGCTGATGCTGGAGGCTTGGCGCGAGCGGTGGGGCGCGGGCGTCTCATGA
- a CDS encoding ArnT family glycosyltransferase: protein MADSMKPKLLYRILPYVACLLACIAVNLIYFPAATVFPDEQRILASAVKLAATGEFWVGTDRAWEMPGAALFFAPWVWMLGLPKAIIAIRFAQTALLLIQCGLIASITRRVARGEAAAFIATCVTAIYPFFVFYQGLLLSETLFNTMLLGGIAALYAWQDRGARIDKMLALASLCFAAATMTKATLTVLPPVLLALSGWIATANWRRAITTLLTASCLYAALLSPWWIRNAAVLGHFVPFTTSSAQNLYLGNNPANTDAGIDWAHDVEPDVASRLLAIPNEVERQRAFSDRATSYIKAHPDLFVEAAVMKLVRLWNIVPNTAEFRGVYALISALSFGPVLLLALIGAVWQWRQWRRFAPLLILIGYFTFVHVVTIASLRYRLPLEPLLIVLAATTVGALLERMRPFPPSAT, encoded by the coding sequence GTGGCCGATTCGATGAAGCCAAAGCTGTTGTATCGAATCCTGCCCTACGTCGCATGCCTGCTCGCATGCATCGCCGTCAACCTGATTTATTTTCCGGCCGCAACGGTCTTTCCGGACGAGCAGCGCATCCTCGCCTCGGCGGTCAAACTCGCGGCGACGGGTGAATTTTGGGTCGGCACCGATCGCGCCTGGGAGATGCCGGGTGCAGCGTTGTTCTTCGCCCCATGGGTCTGGATGCTCGGCCTGCCGAAGGCGATCATCGCTATCCGCTTCGCGCAGACGGCACTGCTGCTCATTCAATGTGGGCTCATCGCGTCCATCACACGGCGTGTCGCGCGCGGAGAGGCCGCGGCGTTTATCGCAACGTGTGTCACCGCCATTTATCCATTCTTCGTGTTCTATCAGGGCCTGTTGCTCAGCGAGACGCTGTTCAACACGATGCTGCTAGGCGGCATCGCCGCGTTGTATGCATGGCAGGACCGCGGCGCGCGCATCGACAAGATGCTCGCTCTCGCCAGCCTATGTTTCGCGGCGGCGACGATGACCAAGGCGACGCTGACCGTGCTGCCGCCGGTGCTGCTGGCGCTATCGGGCTGGATCGCAACGGCGAACTGGCGGCGAGCCATAACGACTTTGCTGACCGCCTCCTGCCTATACGCTGCGCTGCTCAGCCCATGGTGGATCCGTAATGCCGCGGTGCTGGGGCACTTCGTTCCCTTCACTACCAGCAGCGCGCAGAACCTCTATCTCGGCAACAATCCAGCCAATACCGATGCCGGCATCGACTGGGCGCACGACGTCGAGCCTGATGTCGCTTCGCGCCTGTTGGCCATACCGAACGAGGTCGAAAGACAACGCGCCTTCAGCGACAGAGCAACGAGCTACATCAAGGCGCATCCGGACCTCTTCGTCGAGGCGGCGGTGATGAAACTCGTGCGGCTGTGGAACATCGTCCCCAATACCGCGGAGTTCCGCGGCGTCTACGCGCTGATCAGCGCCCTCAGCTTTGGACCGGTGCTGCTGCTGGCGCTCATTGGCGCGGTGTGGCAGTGGCGCCAGTGGCGGCGGTTCGCGCCGCTCCTGATCCTCATCGGCTATTTCACTTTCGTCCACGTTGTGACCATCGCGTCCTTGCGCTACCGCCTGCCGCTCGAACCGCTCCTCATCGTGCTTGCGGCAACAACCGTCGGCGCCTTGCTCGAAAGAATGCGGCCTTTTCCGCCATCGGCGACCTGA
- a CDS encoding glycosyltransferase family 4 protein, with translation MATAATSPDTCPVLAYVVTQDWYFLSHRLPMARAAREAGFDVHVITHVNKGGAAIEAEGFRLHPVVWRRGSLHPLGFLSNICAVRRVFRRIKPSLVHNVALQPTVVGSLAALGLPPRRLNALAGLGFTFTSTTLKARLVRPVLEALLRFVLRDRRAAVLVQNPDDRAAIGSLGVPADRIFTIPGSGVETDRLVPLPEPPGAITMAFVGRLLDDKGIRPLVAAQALLGGRGTPVCLLIAGDPDPANPASIPADEIAGWARQPGIEVLGHVGDIRDVWSRAHIAVLPSRREGLPKSLLEAAACGRPIVATDVPGCREVARPGINALLVPPDSPAALADAIERLARDAALRHSYGAAGRHLVETEFSAEKIGRDVVSLYDRLLTYS, from the coding sequence ATGGCTACCGCCGCAACCTCGCCCGACACATGTCCCGTTCTGGCCTACGTGGTGACCCAGGATTGGTATTTCCTTTCGCATCGACTGCCGATGGCGCGTGCGGCGCGGGAGGCCGGTTTCGACGTGCATGTGATCACCCATGTGAACAAGGGTGGGGCGGCGATCGAAGCCGAGGGCTTCCGCTTGCATCCGGTTGTGTGGCGGCGTGGCAGTCTGCACCCGCTCGGTTTCCTCTCGAACATCTGTGCGGTGCGTCGGGTCTTTCGCCGGATAAAACCGTCGCTCGTGCACAATGTGGCGCTGCAGCCGACGGTCGTCGGCTCGCTGGCGGCCCTCGGCCTGCCGCCGCGCCGGCTAAATGCGCTTGCTGGCCTTGGCTTTACCTTTACCTCGACCACTCTCAAGGCGCGGCTGGTCCGCCCCGTGCTGGAAGCGTTGTTGCGTTTCGTCCTGAGGGACCGTCGCGCTGCGGTGCTGGTGCAGAACCCGGATGACCGGGCCGCCATTGGCAGCCTCGGCGTGCCCGCCGATCGGATTTTCACCATTCCGGGTTCTGGCGTCGAAACGGATCGGCTCGTGCCCCTGCCCGAGCCCCCAGGAGCCATAACGATGGCCTTTGTGGGCCGTCTCCTTGACGACAAGGGTATCCGGCCGCTGGTGGCTGCTCAGGCGCTGCTGGGGGGTCGCGGAACGCCTGTATGCCTGCTGATCGCCGGCGACCCGGACCCGGCAAATCCGGCTTCTATACCCGCTGACGAGATTGCCGGTTGGGCCAGGCAGCCGGGCATTGAGGTGCTGGGACACGTCGGCGACATCCGCGACGTCTGGAGCCGCGCCCACATCGCCGTGCTGCCGTCCCGCCGCGAGGGGCTGCCCAAGAGCTTGCTAGAGGCGGCGGCCTGCGGACGCCCGATTGTAGCGACCGACGTGCCCGGCTGCCGCGAGGTGGCGCGGCCCGGTATCAACGCGCTGCTGGTTCCGCCAGACAGTCCGGCGGCCCTGGCCGACGCCATCGAACGGCTGGCGCGGGACGCCGCTCTGCGGCATAGCTACGGCGCGGCCGGCCGGCATTTGGTGGAGACGGAGTTCTCCGCCGAGAAGATCGGGCGCGACGTTGTATCCTTGTACGACCGCTTGCTCACGTACTCCTGA
- a CDS encoding glycosyltransferase, with product MTSFERSARKDQFRATYDRLAPQRRAQRARAPFFHEEDLRYLRFLIPEGLRVLELGCGTGDVLAALKPAYGVGVDFSPAMVAEARRLHPALDFRVGDMEDRDFVASLPGPFDVILIVDTLGSLDDVQAALESLHPLCTRETRVVVVYYSHLWQPLLKFAEWIGWRAKQPAQNIMSPGDIHSLAGLADFEVIKSESKLLSPLRLLGIGRFVNRFISMLPGIRHLSFRHYSVCRAFRERPDDIRSATVVVPVRNERGNIEPAVQRTPRFCDDLEIIFVEGNSSDGSWEEVQRVAAAYPHLDIKTMRQPGKGKADAVFTAFDAARGDVLMILDGDLTMPPEQLPKFWDAIKSGKGEFINGSRLVYPMEDEAMQFLNLIANKSFSIAFTWLLGQRFTDTLCGTKVLRRVDYERIKRGKAYFGDFDPFGDFDLIFGAAKLNLRCVDVPIRYAARTYGSTQISRFSHGLMLIRMVIFAFFRIKAL from the coding sequence ATGACGTCATTCGAACGGTCGGCGCGTAAGGATCAGTTCCGGGCGACCTACGACCGCCTGGCCCCCCAGCGCCGGGCGCAGCGGGCCCGCGCCCCGTTCTTCCACGAGGAGGACCTGCGTTATCTCCGCTTCCTCATTCCCGAGGGGCTGCGTGTGCTCGAGCTCGGCTGCGGCACGGGTGATGTGCTGGCGGCGCTCAAGCCGGCCTATGGCGTCGGCGTCGACTTCAGCCCAGCCATGGTCGCGGAGGCCAGGCGGCTGCATCCCGCTCTCGACTTTCGGGTCGGCGACATGGAGGACCGCGACTTCGTCGCGTCGCTGCCCGGTCCCTTCGATGTCATCCTGATCGTCGATACGCTCGGGTCGCTCGACGACGTTCAGGCGGCGCTCGAAAGTCTCCACCCTTTGTGTACGCGCGAGACGCGCGTCGTCGTCGTCTATTATTCGCATCTGTGGCAGCCGCTGCTGAAGTTCGCCGAATGGATCGGCTGGCGCGCCAAGCAGCCGGCGCAGAACATCATGTCGCCCGGCGACATCCACAGCCTCGCGGGGCTCGCGGATTTCGAAGTCATCAAGTCGGAATCGAAACTGCTGTCGCCGCTGCGGCTGCTCGGCATTGGCCGCTTCGTCAACCGTTTCATCTCGATGCTGCCGGGCATCCGCCATCTGAGCTTCCGGCATTATTCGGTGTGCCGTGCCTTCCGCGAGCGGCCGGACGACATACGCTCGGCGACCGTGGTCGTGCCGGTGCGCAACGAGCGCGGCAACATCGAGCCGGCGGTCCAGCGCACGCCGCGTTTTTGTGACGATCTCGAGATCATCTTCGTCGAGGGCAACAGCAGCGACGGAAGCTGGGAAGAGGTGCAGCGCGTCGCCGCCGCCTATCCGCATCTCGACATCAAGACGATGCGTCAGCCCGGCAAAGGCAAAGCCGACGCGGTGTTTACGGCCTTCGATGCCGCGCGCGGCGACGTGCTGATGATCCTGGATGGCGACCTCACCATGCCGCCGGAACAGCTTCCGAAGTTCTGGGACGCGATCAAGAGCGGGAAGGGTGAGTTCATCAACGGTTCGCGGCTCGTTTATCCGATGGAGGACGAGGCGATGCAGTTCTTGAACCTCATAGCCAACAAGTCGTTCTCGATCGCCTTCACCTGGCTGCTCGGCCAGCGTTTCACCGACACCTTGTGCGGCACCAAGGTGCTGCGGCGTGTCGACTACGAGCGCATCAAGCGGGGAAAGGCCTATTTCGGCGACTTCGATCCGTTCGGCGATTTCGACCTGATCTTCGGTGCCGCCAAGCTCAACCTGCGTTGCGTCGACGTGCCGATCCGCTACGCTGCGCGAACTTACGGCTCGACTCAGATTTCGCGTTTCAGCCACGGCCTGATGCTGATCCGCATGGTGATCTTCGCGTTCTTCCGCATCAAGGCGCTCTAA
- a CDS encoding nucleotide sugar dehydrogenase — MAAHQRKIAVIGLGYVGLPVAVAFARSGVPVIGFDIDRKRVEELRAGHDRTREVEAVDLAQPSLRYVSEPAVLKEADFFIVTVPTPIDEANRPDLRAMLAASATVGAVLKRGDIVVYESTVYPGAVEEDCVPVLEQKSGLKAGTNFTVGYSPERINPGDKTHRFETITKVVSGQDASTLGIVADVYGSVVTAGVYRAPSIKVAEAAKVIENAQRDLNIAFMNELSAIFHQLGIDTGDVLAAAATKWNFLNYRPGLVGGHCIGVDPYYLTYRAEKAGYHPAIILAGRRINDGVGQWIAHETVRSLTLRNCTNAVVTVLGMTFKEDVPDIRNSKVIDIVRELERFGIRAQVHDPLALPEETEHEYGVTLTPMEALKPADAVVLAVAHQDYVTQGWGIITRLLKGGRGTVIDVKSRLDRAFQPEGIDLWRM, encoded by the coding sequence TTGGCGGCGCACCAACGCAAGATTGCGGTGATCGGACTTGGCTATGTCGGATTGCCGGTCGCCGTCGCGTTTGCCCGCTCCGGCGTGCCGGTCATCGGTTTCGACATTGACCGGAAGCGCGTTGAGGAACTCCGCGCCGGTCACGATCGCACGCGCGAGGTTGAAGCTGTTGATCTCGCTCAGCCGAGCTTACGCTATGTCTCCGAGCCGGCGGTTTTAAAGGAAGCCGACTTCTTCATCGTCACGGTGCCGACACCGATCGACGAAGCCAACCGTCCGGATCTCCGCGCCATGCTGGCCGCGTCGGCGACCGTCGGGGCCGTGCTCAAGCGCGGCGACATCGTCGTCTACGAGTCGACGGTCTATCCCGGCGCCGTGGAGGAAGATTGCGTCCCGGTGTTGGAACAAAAATCGGGTCTGAAGGCGGGGACCAATTTCACCGTCGGTTATTCACCCGAGCGCATCAATCCCGGCGATAAGACGCATCGCTTCGAAACCATCACCAAGGTCGTGTCGGGACAGGATGCCAGCACGCTCGGTATTGTCGCGGACGTTTATGGTTCGGTTGTCACCGCCGGCGTCTATCGTGCGCCGTCGATCAAAGTGGCGGAAGCCGCCAAAGTGATCGAGAACGCACAACGCGATCTCAACATCGCCTTCATGAACGAGCTCTCGGCAATCTTCCACCAGCTCGGCATCGACACCGGCGACGTGCTCGCCGCCGCGGCGACCAAGTGGAACTTCCTGAATTATCGGCCGGGGCTCGTCGGCGGCCACTGCATCGGCGTCGACCCGTATTACCTGACCTATCGCGCCGAGAAGGCGGGCTATCATCCTGCCATCATTCTTGCCGGGCGCCGCATCAATGACGGCGTAGGCCAATGGATTGCGCATGAGACGGTGCGTAGTCTCACGCTGCGCAACTGCACCAACGCGGTTGTCACCGTTCTGGGCATGACGTTCAAGGAGGACGTGCCGGACATCCGCAACTCCAAGGTCATCGACATCGTGCGCGAGCTGGAGCGCTTCGGCATTCGCGCGCAAGTGCATGATCCGTTGGCGCTGCCGGAGGAGACCGAGCACGAATATGGCGTGACTCTGACGCCGATGGAGGCGCTGAAGCCCGCGGATGCCGTTGTGCTCGCCGTCGCGCACCAAGATTACGTGACTCAAGGTTGGGGGATAATCACACGTTTGCTCAAGGGGGGTAGAGGAACCGTCATCGACGTAAAATCGCGGCTCGACCGCGCCTTTCAACCCGAAGGGATCGACCTGTGGCGAATGTAG
- a CDS encoding NAD-dependent epimerase, giving the protein MANVDPILVTGAAGFIGFHVAKRLVEQGRPVVGLDIVNDYYDPALKHARLAELAKLKGFEFVKLDLADRAGVAALFAKHKFPYVVHLAAQAGVRYSLIDPFAYIDSNLTGFTTILEGCRHNGCRHLVYASSSSVYGSNTKMPFSVHDNVDHPLSLYGASKKANELMAHSYSHLFKLPTTGLRFFTVYGPWGRPDMAMWIFAKAILAGEPIKLFNNGNMQRDFTYVDDIVESIVRLVDHIPAGNPNWSGDNPDPGTGAAPWRVYNIGNNSPVELLEVVRLLEEAIGVKAKRELLPMQPGDVPATYADVDDLMREVDFKPATSIADGIDRFVRWYRSYHSSNSVGRAAVGLDR; this is encoded by the coding sequence GTGGCGAATGTAGACCCTATTCTTGTTACCGGCGCGGCCGGCTTTATCGGCTTTCACGTGGCCAAGCGTCTGGTCGAGCAGGGCAGGCCGGTGGTCGGCCTCGATATCGTCAATGACTATTACGACCCGGCTTTGAAGCACGCGCGCCTCGCCGAACTCGCCAAGCTCAAGGGCTTCGAGTTCGTCAAGCTCGACCTCGCCGATCGCGCCGGTGTCGCGGCGCTGTTCGCCAAGCACAAGTTTCCTTACGTCGTCCATCTCGCGGCGCAGGCCGGCGTGCGCTATTCGCTGATCGATCCTTTCGCCTATATCGATTCCAATCTTACCGGCTTCACCACCATCCTCGAAGGCTGCCGCCATAACGGCTGCCGCCATCTCGTTTACGCATCCTCGTCGTCGGTTTACGGCAGCAACACCAAGATGCCGTTCTCGGTGCACGACAATGTCGACCATCCGCTCAGCCTGTACGGCGCCTCCAAGAAGGCGAACGAGCTGATGGCGCACTCCTATTCGCATCTTTTCAAATTGCCGACCACGGGCCTGCGCTTCTTCACCGTGTATGGCCCTTGGGGCCGTCCCGACATGGCGATGTGGATATTCGCCAAGGCCATTCTCGCGGGCGAGCCGATCAAGCTATTCAACAACGGCAACATGCAGCGCGACTTCACCTATGTCGACGACATCGTGGAGTCGATCGTGCGCCTCGTTGATCATATCCCGGCCGGTAATCCGAACTGGTCGGGCGACAACCCTGATCCCGGCACCGGCGCCGCGCCATGGCGTGTCTACAATATCGGCAACAACAGCCCGGTTGAACTCCTCGAAGTCGTTCGCCTGTTGGAAGAGGCGATCGGCGTCAAGGCGAAGCGCGAGCTGCTGCCGATGCAGCCCGGCGACGTGCCGGCGACCTATGCCGATGTCGATGACCTGATGCGTGAAGTCGACTTCAAGCCGGCCACCTCCATTGCCGATGGCATTGACCGCTTCGTGCGGTGGTACCGTTCCTATCACAGCTCGAATTCGGTCGGCCGCGCCGCCGTTGGATTGGATAGATGA